A part of Zonotrichia leucophrys gambelii isolate GWCS_2022_RI chromosome 7, RI_Zleu_2.0, whole genome shotgun sequence genomic DNA contains:
- the ASIC4 gene encoding acid-sensing ion channel 4, producing the protein MPIEIVCKIKFAEEDEKQKEKEEGDKESLIEEPARPRSRDLATFASTSTLHGLGHICRSGRLGVRQTLWAFAFLASLAFFLYQAAKSALLYLEHPHVVALDEEAIREMVFPAITICNINRYRHSALTDADIFHLANMTGLPPKDRDGHKATDLLYPDPDMADIVNRTGHQLDDMLKSCNFSGENCSSRDFTVVYTRYGKCYTFNGDRRNPRVTRQGGMGNGLEIMLDIQQEEYLPIWRETNETSFEAGIRVQIHSQDEPPYIHQLGFGVSPGFQTFVSCQEQRLTYLPQPWGNCRASMQGEQLLPGYDTYSIAACRLQCEKEAVVQSCHCRMVHMPGNESICSPNVYIECADHTLDAAVEDSQERCSCPTPCNLTRYGKEISMVRIPNKGSARYLARKYNKNETYIRENFLVLDIFFEALNYEAIEQKKAYDLAGLLGDIGGQMGLFIGASILTILEILDYIYEVIRDKVSRVLRRSKPPLKKPSGSIATLGLEEMKDQSPCETLGRHVEGAYNAGILPNHHHRHHYPHQGVFEDFAC; encoded by the exons ATGCCGATTGAGATCGTGTGTAAAATCAAATTTGCTGAAGAGGATgagaagcagaaggagaaagaagaagggGACAAGGAGAGCCTGATCGAGGAgcctgcccggccccgctcccgggaTCTGGCCACCTTTGCCAGCACCAGCACGCTGCACGGCTTGGGACACATCTGCCGGTCGGGACGGCTGGGCGTGCGCCAGACCCTCTGGGCATTTGCCTTCCTGGCCTCCCTCGCCTTCTTCCTCTACCAGGCGGCCAAGTCGGCGCTGCTCTACCTGGAGCACCCCCACGTCGTGGCCCTGGACGAGGAGGCCATCCGTGAGATGGTGTTCCCGGCCATCACCATCTGCAACATCAACCGCTACCGCCACTCGGCACTCACCGACGCCGACATCTTCCACTTGGCCAACATGACCGGGCTGCCCCCCAAGGACCGGGACGGTCACAAGGCCACGGACTTGCTCTACCCTGACCCCGACATGGCTGACATTGTCAACCGCACCGGCCACCAACTCGACGACATGCTCAAGAGCTGCAACTTCAGCGGCGAGAACTGCTCATCCCGCGATTTCACTGTG GTCTACACACGCTATGGGAAGTGCTACACCTTCAATGGGGATCGGAGGAATCCACGTGTGACCCGCCAGGGTGGCATGGGCAACGGGCTGGAGATCATGCTGGACATCCAGCAGGAAGAGTACCTGCCCATCTGGAGAGAGACCA ATGAGACATCATTTGAAGCTGGCATCCGGGTCCAGATCCACAGCCAGGATGAGCCACCCTATATCCATCAGCTGGGCTTTGGTGTCTCTCCTGGCTTCCAGACCTTTGtatcctgccaggagcagcgG CTCACCTACCTGCCACAGCCGTGGGGGAACTGCCGGGCCAGCATGCagggggagcagctgctgcccggCTATGACACCTACAGCATCGCTGCCTGCCGCCTCCAGTGTGAGAAGGAGGCCGTGGtgcagagctgccactgccGCATGGTCCATATGCCAG GCAATGAATCCATCTGCTCCCCTAATGTGTACATCGAGTGTGCTGACCACACGCTGG ACGCAGCAGTGGAGGACAGCCAGGAGCgctgcagctgccccacacCGTGCAACCTGACACGCTATGGCAAGGAGATTTCCATGGTCCGCATCCCCAACAAGGGCTCAGCGCGCTACCTCGCCCGCAAGTACAACAAGAACGAGACCTACATTCG GGAGAACTTCCTGGTGCTGGACATCTTCTTTGAGGCGCTCAACTACGAAGCCATTGAGCAGAAGAAAGCCTATGACCTTGCTGGGCTTCTTG gggACATCGGGGGGCAGATGGGCCTGTTCATCGGTGCCAGCATCCTCACCATCTTGGAGATCCTGGACTACATCTACGAG GTGATCCGAGATAAGGTGAGCCGGGTCCTGCGCCGCTCCAAGCCACCTCTGAAGAAGCCCTCGGGCAGCATCGCCACACTGGGATTGGAGGAGATGAAAGACCAG agcccctgtgAGACACTGGGTCGGCACGTGGAGGGCGCCTACAACGCAGGCATCCTGCCCAACCACCACCACCGCCACCACTACCCTCACCAGGGAGTCTTCGAGGACTTCGCCTGCTAG
- the LOC135450686 gene encoding acid-sensing ion channel 1C-like has translation MPLPLACCQDGEVLTPPQDSSAPQLVVGILRATRIPGLHYMCTRPQSRLRRLLWSLAFLASAGLLATGAADRLHHLLSRPVHTRARLAWAPQLRFPAVTLCNPNRARFLHLTKPDLYSVGEWLGLARENHSLVPEMLAVLGEDQRAWLTRLANYSRFLPPRRSERTMQSFFHRLGHQIEDMLVECRFQGERCGPQHFTPVSSLLEGAGQLGCPIGTGNDASPPLQQGWRSGAVGSQAEMSLSKGHERLYLPSITSLESKRSFWTSSCLQNTRPDPRLLPYHCSLH, from the coding sequence ATGCCGCTGCCCCTTGCCTGCTGCCAGGACGGGGAAGTTCTGACACCACCCCAGGACAGCAGCGCGCCCCAGCTCGTTGTCGGCATCCTACGAGCCACCCGGATCCCCGGCCTGCACTACATGTGTACCCGGCCCCAGTCCCGCCTGCGCCGCCTGCTCTGGAGCCTGGCCTTCCTGGCCTCCGCCGGGCTGCTGGCCACCGGCGCCGCCGACCGCCTGCACCACCTGCTCTCGCGGCCCGTGCACACCCGCGCACGCCTCGCCTGGGCACCCCAGCTCCGCTTCCCGGCTGTCACCCTCTGCAACCCCAACCGGGCACGCTTCCTGCACCTCACCAAGCCCGACCTCTACTCGGTGGGAGagtggctggggctggcccGGGAGAACCACTCGCTGGTGCCCGAGATGCTGGCCGTGCTGGGGGAGGACCAGCGTGCCTGGCTGACGCGTCTGGCCAACTACTCGCGCTTCCTGCCACCCCGCCGCTCCGAGCGCACCATGCAGAGCTTCTTTCACCGCCTGGGCCACCAGATCGAGGACATGCTGGTGGAGTGTCGCTTTCAGGGAGAGCGCTGTGGCCCCCAGCACTTCACTCCCGTGAGTTCCCTCCTGGAAGGTGCAGGACAGCTGGGCTGCCCCATCGGTACTGGGAATGATGCTTCACCCCCACTCCAGCAAGGGTGGAGGAGTGGTGCAGTAGGGAGTCAGGCTGAGATGAGCCTTTCCAAAGGTCATGAAAGACTGTACCTTCCTTCCATCACCTCCTTGGAATCAAAAAGGAGTTTCTGGACCTCATCCTGCTTGCAGAATACTCGACCAGATCCCCGCCTGCTCCCTTACCACTGCTCTCTCCAT